The following proteins are encoded in a genomic region of Actinomadura sp. NAK00032:
- the paaB gene encoding 1,2-phenylacetyl-CoA epoxidase subunit PaaB codes for MEKDWPLYEVFVRGKRGLNHVHVGSLRAPDAEMALRNARDVYTRRNEGVSIWVVRSEDVTASSPDEKDPFFAPSGDKVYRHPTFYDIPENVPHM; via the coding sequence ATGGAGAAGGACTGGCCGCTCTACGAGGTGTTCGTCCGCGGCAAGCGCGGCCTGAACCACGTCCACGTCGGCTCGCTGCGCGCCCCCGACGCCGAGATGGCCCTGCGCAACGCCCGCGACGTCTACACGCGGCGGAACGAGGGCGTCAGCATCTGGGTAGTGAGGTCGGAGGACGTCACCGCGTCCAGCCCCGACGAGAAGGACCCGTTCTTCGCACCCAGCGGCGACAAGGTCTACCGCCACCCGACGTTCTACGACATCCCCGAGAACGTCCCCCATATGTGA
- the paaA gene encoding 1,2-phenylacetyl-CoA epoxidase subunit PaaA: MTQEHFERTIERDQRIEPRDWMPDKYRATMIRQIAQHAHSEIIGMQPEGLWITRAPSLRRKAILLAKVQDEAGHGLYLYSAAETLGADRSDLTAKLISGKQKYSSIFNYPTLTFADVGVIGWLVDGAAICNQVPLCRSSYGPYARAMIRICKEESFHQRQGYELLMTLMRGTRAQREMVQDAVDRWWWPSLMMFGPPDADSTHTAQSMAWRIKRHTNDELRQRFVDMTVPQAEALGVTLPDPDLRWNEERGRHDFGEIDWSELKRVISGDGPCNAERIERRRQAHEDGAWVREAAAAYAAKHAEREVA, translated from the coding sequence ATGACGCAGGAGCACTTCGAGCGGACGATCGAGCGCGACCAGCGGATCGAGCCGCGCGACTGGATGCCCGACAAGTACCGGGCGACGATGATCCGGCAGATCGCGCAGCACGCCCACTCGGAGATCATCGGCATGCAGCCGGAGGGCCTCTGGATCACCCGCGCGCCGTCGCTGCGCCGCAAGGCGATCCTGCTGGCCAAGGTGCAGGACGAGGCGGGCCACGGCCTCTACCTGTACTCGGCGGCGGAGACGCTCGGCGCCGACCGGTCCGACCTGACCGCCAAGCTGATCTCCGGAAAGCAGAAGTACTCGTCGATCTTCAACTACCCGACGCTGACGTTCGCGGACGTCGGCGTGATCGGCTGGCTGGTGGACGGCGCCGCGATCTGCAACCAGGTGCCGCTGTGCCGCAGTTCCTACGGCCCGTACGCGCGGGCGATGATCCGGATCTGCAAGGAGGAGTCGTTCCACCAGCGGCAGGGCTACGAGCTGCTGATGACGCTCATGCGCGGCACGCGGGCCCAGCGGGAGATGGTGCAGGACGCCGTGGACCGCTGGTGGTGGCCGTCGCTGATGATGTTCGGCCCGCCGGACGCCGACTCCACGCACACCGCGCAGTCGATGGCCTGGCGGATCAAGCGGCACACCAACGACGAGCTGCGGCAGCGGTTCGTCGACATGACCGTCCCGCAGGCGGAGGCGCTCGGCGTCACGCTGCCCGACCCCGACCTGCGCTGGAACGAGGAGCGCGGCCGCCACGACTTCGGCGAGATCGACTGGTCGGAGCTGAAGCGCGTCATCAGCGGCGACGGCCCCTGCAACGCCGAGCGGATCGAGCGGCGCCGCCAGGCCCACGAGGACGGCGCCTGGGTACGCGAGGCCGCCGCCGCGTACGCCGCGAAACACGCTGAGAGGGAGGTGGCGTGA
- the paaZ gene encoding phenylacetic acid degradation bifunctional protein PaaZ: MAPLPSYVSGAWHVPPDEGAPLTDAVTGAEVARISSSGIDMGAALEHGRQAGGPALRELTFHQRAALLKKLGLHLREHRDELYALSARTGATLADSRIDVDGGIGVLLAYASKGKRELPNDTVLVDGDVEPLSKGGTFAGRHVCTPLQGVAVQINAFNFPVWGPLEKLAPAFLAGMPSLVKPAPQTAYLSARLVELIIESGILPEGTLQLVCGDPGDLLDHLTEQDVLAFTGSASTGRLLRAHPVVTGRSVRFNAEADSLNCAILGPDARPGTAEFDLFVKQLVTEMTVKAGQKCTAIRRALVPSDLMDDVAQAASERLARVKVGDPSDPDVRMGALATLEQRDEVRRQLKKLLDAGRIVFGDPENVEVIGADAERGAFMSPVLLRVDDTDRAEPHEVEAFGPVSTLLPYDGAEQAVALAARGLGSLVGSVVTADPVFARRVVLGAAPWHGRLLVLNEEDAKESTGHGSPMPGLVHGGPGRAGGGEEMGGIRGVLHHMQRTAVQAGPSMLSAITGRWTPGAPRTETGEHPFRRHLEDLKVGDTVVAGPRTVTLADIEHFAEFTGDTFYAHMDEEAAKANPFFGGRVAHGYLVVSFAAGLFVSPEPGPVLANYGLENLRFLAPTFPGDELTVKLTAKQITPRENAEYGEVRWDTEVTRQDGAVVAQYDVLTLVAKRPEETA; this comes from the coding sequence ATGGCTCCGCTGCCCAGTTACGTGTCCGGTGCGTGGCACGTACCGCCGGACGAGGGCGCGCCGCTCACCGACGCCGTGACCGGGGCGGAGGTCGCCCGGATCTCCTCGTCCGGCATCGACATGGGGGCCGCGCTGGAGCACGGCCGCCAGGCGGGCGGCCCGGCCCTGCGGGAGCTGACCTTCCACCAGCGCGCCGCCCTGCTGAAGAAGCTCGGCCTGCACCTGCGCGAGCACCGCGACGAGCTGTACGCGCTGTCGGCCCGCACGGGCGCGACCCTCGCCGACTCGCGCATCGACGTGGACGGCGGCATCGGCGTCCTGCTGGCGTACGCGAGCAAGGGCAAGCGCGAGCTGCCGAACGACACGGTCCTGGTCGACGGGGACGTGGAGCCGCTCAGCAAGGGCGGCACCTTCGCCGGACGGCACGTCTGCACGCCGCTGCAGGGCGTCGCCGTGCAGATCAACGCGTTCAACTTCCCCGTCTGGGGCCCGCTGGAGAAGCTCGCGCCCGCCTTCCTCGCGGGGATGCCCAGCCTGGTGAAGCCCGCGCCGCAGACGGCGTACCTGTCCGCGCGGCTGGTCGAGCTGATCATCGAGTCGGGCATCCTGCCGGAGGGCACGCTCCAGCTCGTCTGCGGCGACCCCGGCGACCTGCTCGACCACCTGACCGAGCAGGACGTCCTGGCGTTCACCGGGTCCGCCTCGACCGGGCGGCTGCTGCGCGCGCACCCGGTCGTGACCGGGCGGTCGGTGCGGTTCAACGCGGAGGCCGACTCGCTGAACTGCGCGATCCTCGGCCCGGACGCGCGTCCCGGCACGGCCGAGTTCGACCTGTTCGTCAAGCAGCTCGTCACCGAGATGACGGTGAAGGCCGGCCAGAAGTGCACGGCCATCCGGCGGGCGCTCGTGCCGTCCGACCTGATGGACGACGTGGCGCAGGCGGCGAGCGAGCGGCTCGCGCGGGTGAAGGTCGGCGACCCGTCCGACCCGGACGTGCGGATGGGCGCGCTCGCGACCCTCGAACAGCGCGACGAGGTCCGCCGGCAGCTCAAGAAGCTCCTCGACGCGGGCCGGATCGTGTTCGGCGACCCCGAGAACGTCGAGGTCATCGGCGCCGACGCCGAGCGCGGCGCGTTCATGTCCCCGGTCCTGCTGCGCGTGGACGACACCGACCGCGCCGAGCCGCACGAGGTCGAGGCCTTCGGCCCGGTCAGCACCCTGCTCCCCTACGACGGCGCCGAGCAGGCCGTCGCGCTCGCCGCGCGCGGCCTCGGCAGCCTGGTCGGCTCGGTCGTCACCGCCGACCCCGTGTTCGCGCGCCGCGTCGTCCTCGGCGCCGCGCCGTGGCACGGGCGGCTGCTCGTCCTGAACGAGGAGGACGCGAAGGAGTCCACCGGCCACGGGTCCCCGATGCCGGGCCTCGTGCACGGCGGCCCCGGGCGCGCGGGCGGCGGCGAGGAGATGGGCGGCATCCGCGGCGTCCTGCACCACATGCAGCGCACCGCCGTCCAGGCCGGGCCGTCGATGCTGTCCGCGATCACCGGCCGCTGGACGCCGGGCGCGCCCCGCACCGAGACCGGCGAGCACCCGTTCCGCAGGCACCTCGAAGACCTGAAGGTCGGCGACACCGTCGTGGCCGGGCCCCGCACCGTCACGCTCGCCGACATCGAGCACTTCGCCGAGTTCACCGGCGACACCTTCTACGCCCACATGGACGAGGAGGCCGCGAAGGCCAACCCGTTCTTCGGCGGCCGGGTCGCGCACGGCTACCTCGTCGTGTCGTTCGCGGCGGGCCTGTTCGTCTCGCCCGAGCCCGGCCCGGTCCTCGCGAACTACGGGCTGGAGAACCTGCGGTTCCTCGCCCCGACGTTCCCCGGCGACGAGCTGACGGTCAAGCTCACCGCCAAGCAGATCACCCCGCGCGAGAACGCCGAGTACGGGGAGGTCCGCTGGGACACCGAGGTCACCCGGCAGGACGGCGCCGTCGTCGCGCAGTACGACGTCCTGACCCTGGTCGCCAAGCGCCCGGAGGAGACGGCATGA
- a CDS encoding TetR/AcrR family transcriptional regulator, translated as MSNTGGARANRRGRPGYDKESLLLVAVKVFNERGYDGTSMDDLAKRLGIGKSAIYHHVAGKDELLQLAVDRALDGLFAAAAETAAVEGRAIDRLEHLVRASVAVLVERQPFVTLLLRVRGNTAVEKRALARRREFDHLVAALVAQAEAEGDIRADIDPAITARLLFGLVNSLIEWYRPRGGASGGEIADALCKVAFDGLRRRAAATGD; from the coding sequence GTGAGCAACACGGGCGGCGCGCGGGCGAACCGGCGGGGGCGGCCGGGCTACGACAAGGAGTCGCTGCTGCTGGTCGCCGTCAAGGTGTTCAACGAGCGCGGCTACGACGGCACCAGCATGGACGACCTCGCCAAGCGGCTCGGCATCGGCAAGTCCGCGATCTACCACCACGTCGCCGGCAAGGACGAACTGCTCCAGCTCGCCGTCGACCGGGCGCTCGACGGGCTGTTCGCCGCCGCCGCGGAGACCGCCGCCGTGGAGGGCCGCGCCATCGACCGGCTGGAGCACCTCGTGCGCGCGAGCGTCGCCGTCCTCGTCGAGCGGCAGCCGTTCGTCACCCTGCTGCTGCGGGTGCGCGGCAACACCGCCGTCGAGAAGCGGGCGCTGGCCCGCCGCCGCGAATTCGACCACCTGGTCGCCGCGCTGGTCGCGCAGGCCGAGGCGGAGGGCGACATCCGCGCCGACATCGACCCGGCGATCACCGCCCGGCTGCTGTTCGGCCTCGTCAACTCGCTGATCGAGTGGTACAGGCCGCGCGGCGGCGCGAGTGGGGGGGAGATCGCCGACGCGCTCTGCAAGGTCGCGTTCGACGGGCTGCGCCGCCGCGCGGCGGCTACCGGCGACTGA